CGCACGGAGCGCTATACCCTTGCGCATTTTTATCCCGTGAATGAATGGGAATTGTTTGATCTGGAAAAAGATCCCCAGCAAATGCGCAGCGTCTATGACGATTCAGCCTACGCCAAAACGGTGACTGAACTCAAAACCGAGTTGGACCGCTTGCGCAAAGAATTCAAGGATACGTCCGATAGCGCCGAGGCCGGACAAGCCAACGATGCGCAACCGGCCCGGACTAAAAAAGGCAAGAAAGGCAAGGCGAAGGCCGGAAACCAATAATCGCAGCAATCAGGTTATGGAAATGTTTACCTGTTCAACCTGTGGAAAGGCCTGGCCGGAAAATTACTGTCCAGAATGTGCTCACAGTATTGATCAGACAAATGCACGACCGGCTCCCTTGCCAACAATTTATCCGCCCAGGCTTCACCCGCAACCACCGCCGCTGCTTCCGCCCAAACTGCCGGTCGCCAAGGGTGCAGCGGATATATCCCGGCGCCCGCGTTCCACTCCGTGGGGCATTATTCTCGTGGTGGCACTCACCACCATCGCATCGCTGGGGTACTTCGGATTTCAAATATATCAATTGCATGATTATCCGCCCGGCTATCGGAACCGGCCATCCAGCGGCGTGATGAGCCGTCCCGGCGAGCACGAATTTTCCAATGCGAACGAACAGATTGATTCCTTCCAGTCCACCAATGCCTTCGGAAATACCCCGGCGGCCGTAAAGTTGGCGCACGAGTTTGCGGTGACGTTGCAGGCGGCCCGCACGAAATTGTTCACCGCCGAGCCACGGTTCGAGTTCCTTGAAACAACCAAGGGCGAGTTCATCACCTACTGT
The nucleotide sequence above comes from Verrucomicrobiota bacterium. Encoded proteins:
- a CDS encoding sulfatase/phosphatase domain-containing protein, encoding RTERYTLAHFYPVNEWELFDLEKDPQQMRSVYDDSAYAKTVTELKTELDRLRKEFKDTSDSAEAGQANDAQPARTKKGKKGKAKAGNQ